The following is a genomic window from Podarcis raffonei isolate rPodRaf1 chromosome 5, rPodRaf1.pri, whole genome shotgun sequence.
GATACTGTATAAAAGGCTGTTCTTGCTCAAATACAGTCTCCAAATAAGTACTACTTTGGATAGAAACATAAATCTTTGAAGAAGTGCAATATTCCCCTTAggaaattataataaaaataatcggTTATCACCGTGAATGAGATCAGACTGGCAAAGAGTTAGTGCCTTACACTTGTTTTATTCCGCATCAGCAGAATTTCAAAATCACCCCCCAAGGCAATTTTTCAAAGGAGTTTTTCCTCAGCTTTAATCTGAACGTTTGGACCCCGATCCTAAATTCATTCCCTAGGAATTGAACCGGTTTTCCTCGCTCATCCCCAAGTATATTTTGGAGCTAAATATTGTTGAAACTGTTTTGGGCCGAACTACCCGACCAAGTGTATCCGAGGTGTGAATTAAACTGACAAGGAACAACTGCTGAGTCTTTGGCACCTCTAAAAATACACTtcgaattaaattaaattccaagtaTGCAGTGTGCGTGATTTGGGTTTTTCTACATCCTTTCAAAGGAATTTTCATCCGCAGTGCTATACTTAAAATAGTCACCTCACCTGGAAAAATATTCTAGTAAAATTATTCCATTTATGGTTGGCAGATGCCATCAAATGCAATCCTATCTGATTATCATTAATCAGATGGCTGTGGATTGCAAAATTATTCGTGCTTAAACCCTGCCGCAGTTAAAGGGATGTAAACGAGGGAGCATATTGTTAAATTAATTTGTTTCAACGGGGTTTTCTCTGCCTTCTCCATTTGCTGGACGGCTGAAGCCCCATCTTAACTTTAATAGGATGTACTTCGCAATAAACCTAGCTGACTTTTTCTGGATAGCGCCAGGAATTCTGCAAAAAAACGGAATTATTTTTCAGTGCTTTTGTTCAACCCGGCGGCAGAGCAGCTTATTGCTTCGGCACGTTCCCTCCCTAACGAAGCAGACCTCTTCTAGTTTAGAATTCTGTCCCTAACCCACTAAGCGCTTTCCCCTCTTctattttttctcccccccccaccaaaaataaaaaataaaaaaccccaccttcACTCTCTTTAAACTCCCCGCGAAAACAATGAGACCAATACCTCGACCATAAAGAGATTTACGTACCAGTGAGCAACACTTCTAACCAACAACACTTCTAACCAAACAGTGCTTATGATGGGGATATTAATTTTAAGGAAatgcaaaaaggaaagggaaacaaaaGGCAAATACTGTTCGGCCACCTTTATGTGCGCGCGCTAACCCTAAAACCCAGTGAAAAAAGAAACGCAGAACCAAAGGACCCACGGAGCTCCTGCAGCAATGAGGATGAGCGTGGAAGTCCTCTGAACTTACGCTGCCTTCACGGAGAGGATCTGTATGATTTCAGGCACACAGGACTTGGGCGAAGGGGGGTTGCGCGCGTGTGGTTCTCGTTTTGGCACTCAAAGTCACTGTCCCATTTCAGCAGCGGGTGGGGGGAAAAGGGGGAAttacaagagggagagggagagaaatccaacatgatgatgatgatgatgatgaagaaggggATGCCGAGGACGAGggcgctgcttcttcttctcctgcctgCCGTCTCTCTTCCACCCCTGGCTCAGATGTCTATCCGGGAGTGCAAGGCGCTGTGCTTGCTCTCGTGGTCCCAGTAGGAGCAGTGCATCATGGCCAGCTCGGGCGGCTGGCGCCCGGCGCACGCGAACTGCAAGCCCGCCGGCCCGTTGGGCGAGCCCTGCGGGGAGCCGCTCCCTGCCGTGGCGGCcgccgcagccgccgccgccgccgccgccacggcCGCCGCTCCGAGCTGCTGGGCCGCGGCGGCCgcgtggtggtggtgctggtggtggtggtgcggaTGGTGGTGGTGCGCGTGGTGCGCGTGgtgcgggtggtggtggtggtggtggccccCCATGCCGTTGTACGAGTTCACCATGGCCGGCAGGCGGGAGTAAGGCCCGTACGCCGAGGCGGCGGCGCCTCCAGGCCCGGCCGCCAGGCCTACTCCCttgacgccgccgccgccgacggGGCTGAGGGGACCGCCGCCTCCCGCCACCGAGCCGCCTCCTCCGCTCCCGGCGCCGGAGCTGCCCGCTCCCTCCGACATGGTGCAGGCGCCGTAGGATCCCGCCTGAGGCgcctgaggcggcggcggcggaggcgcgGGCTGCGCCAGGGACCAGGAGGCGGCCGCCGCGTTGAGGAAAGGCGCCTGCAGGTACTTGGCGGGCGGCGCCGTGAGGTAACCGTAGCCCGCCGCCTCGGCCGCGGCGCCGAAGAGGCTCTTGCCCGGCTGGAAGTGGCCGGCGGGCGGGCGGAACGGCCTCTtcatgcggcggcggcggcggtagTTGCCCTTCTCGAACATGTCCTCGCAGGCCGGGTCGAGCGTCCAGTAGTTGCCTTTGCGCTCCCCGCCGCCCTCTCGCGGCACCTTGATGAAGCACTCGTTGAGgctcaggttgtggcggatgctGTTCTGCCAGCCCTTCTTGTTCTTCTCGTAGAAGGGGAACTTGCCGATGATGTACTGGTAGATGCCCGACAGCGTCAGCCGCTTCTCGGCGCTCTCGCGGATGGCCATGGCGATCAGCGCCACGTACGAGTAAGGGGGCTTCTGAGACGGGTCGCCCTTCTCCGGAGGCGCCGACGCAGCCGAGGCGGACGCCGATCCCGCCGGGGAAGCCTTGGCAGGGGCAGCCGGGCTCAGCTCGCTCTTGGCAGCCGCCGACTCGCCGCCCAGGCAGGGCTCCTTGATggcctggtgctgctgctgcaggagagaCACGGCGTCCTCGGGCCCCGCGGGGTCTGGGTAGCCGGTGGCCATCATGGCACCACCTGCGGCTGCTGCGGCGTCTGCGCCCCTCGGAGGCGCCTTCTTCTTCAGGGGGTCTCTTGCGGATCCCGAAGGAGGCTCCCCTCGATCTCTCAGGGCGATCTGCTGGGAGCGCCTGTCCCGCCTGCCTGCTTTAAGTCCTGCCTGAGTCTGGTGGGCTTTTTGGTTCTCTCTGTCCCCCAcccacttctcctcctcctcctcctcttcgcttCTGTCTCCCTTGCAAGAGGCAG
Proteins encoded in this region:
- the FOXL2 gene encoding forkhead box protein L2; amino-acid sequence: MMATGYPDPAGPEDAVSLLQQQHQAIKEPCLGGESAAAKSELSPAAPAKASPAGSASASAASAPPEKGDPSQKPPYSYVALIAMAIRESAEKRLTLSGIYQYIIGKFPFYEKNKKGWQNSIRHNLSLNECFIKVPREGGGERKGNYWTLDPACEDMFEKGNYRRRRRMKRPFRPPAGHFQPGKSLFGAAAEAAGYGYLTAPPAKYLQAPFLNAAAASWSLAQPAPPPPPPQAPQAGSYGACTMSEGAGSSGAGSGGGGSVAGGGGPLSPVGGGGVKGVGLAAGPGGAAASAYGPYSRLPAMVNSYNGMGGHHHHHHPHHAHHAHHHHPHHHHQHHHHAAAAAQQLGAAAVAAAAAAAAAAATAGSGSPQGSPNGPAGLQFACAGRQPPELAMMHCSYWDHESKHSALHSRIDI